In Elaeis guineensis isolate ETL-2024a chromosome 1, EG11, whole genome shotgun sequence, a genomic segment contains:
- the LOC105032572 gene encoding L-type lectin-domain containing receptor kinase IX.1-like, whose amino-acid sequence MAFGWSKGIVADCINQQSALACMSFPLASMDPCCSSRTPIPSLQLLLLSLFQLACFMIPQASPLSFNYSIFNQDTTGDLRSYQDATFVNNAIQLTRNQLDTYIERSMGSVVYDEPVPLWDKASGKLANFTSNFSFTIDGLNQTRSADGIAFFLSSYPYYNETFNHSWGGALGIFDRNGTNMTRNKIVAVEFDSYINPEYNDSSAHHMGIDIHRIVSVAHVELNTNIRKNIILSASVSYNARTRNLSIFLSNYSDPTRNWSLSYGVDLRDYLPEKVAVGFSASTGDLFEVHTIHSWSFSSSDLGLRHKMSKALGFGIATGVLVSLLCVMFFIRKYVCKMVSRNMAEEEDMAMDVLVGDAIERATGPRRFPYSVLLSATRNFAKERKLGEGGFGEVYMGVLHDLKLEVAVKRISRDSKQGKREYISEITTISQLRHRNLVQLLGYCHERGELLLVYEYMMNGSLDYHLYGKDRFLTWPVRYKIALGLASALLYLHEEWQQCIIHRDVKPSNVMLDSEFNAKLGDFGLARLMDHDCNPPTTVLMGTRGYIAPEYAVTGKPSKESDVYSFGVVILEIACGRKPVEDKEKNGKVNLVQWVWELYGRRMYLTAADERLKMEFDE is encoded by the exons ATGGCCTTTGGATGGTCCAAAGGCATCGTTGCTGATTGCATAAACCAGCAAAGCGCCTTGGCATGCATGTCTTTTCCCCTTGCAAGCATGGATCCTTGCTGCAGCTCCAGAACTCCTATTCCATCTCTCCAACTCTTATTGCTGTCCCTTTTCCAGTTGGCGTGCTTCATGATTCCCCAGGCAAGTCCACTCTCCTTCAATTACTCTATCTTCAATCAGGATACAACGGGAGACCTAAGAAGCTACCAGGATGCCACGTTTGTTAACAACGCCATCCAACTCACCAGGAACCAACTGGACACTTATATTGAAAGGAGCATGGGCAGTGTTGTGTATGATGAACCAGTGCCTCTCTGGGACAAAGCTTCAGGTAAACTCGCCAATTTCACTTCGAACTTCTCTTTCACCATCGATGGCCTCAACCAAACAAGAAGCGCTGATGGGATCGCCTTCTTCCTCTCGTCTTACCCATACTATAACGAGACCTTCAATCATTCTTGGGGTGGGGCTCTTGGGATATTCGACCGCAATGGTACTAACATGACGAGAAACAAGATTGTCGCCGTCGAGTTTGATAGCTACATAAACCCAGAGTATAATGATTCTAGTGCCCATCATATGGGAATCGACATCCACAGGATTGTTTCTGTTGCACATGTGGAGTTGAAtacaaatataagaaaaaatatcatACTTTCTGCATCTGTTAGTTACAACGCTAGAACTAGAAATTTGAGCATCTTCCTTAGCAATTACTCAGATCCTACGAGGAATTGGAGTCTGTCTTACGGTGTCGACTTGAGGGATTACCTGCCAGAAAAGGTTGCCGTTGGCTTCTCAGCCTCCACAGGTGACCTCTTCGAGGTACATACCATCCACTCCTGGAGTTTCAGTTCCTCTGATCTTGGACTGAGGCATAAAATGTCTAAAGCCCTGGGGTTTGGTATTGCTACAGGAGTTTTAGTAAGTTTGTTATGTGTGATGTTTTTTATCAGAAAATATGTGTGCAAGATGGTTAGTAGAAACATGGCAGAAGAAGAAGACATGGCTATGGACGTTTTAGTCGGTGATGCAATTGAGAGGGCTACTGGGCCTAGGAGATTTCCTTATAGCGTACTTCTGAGTGCAACCCGTAATTTTGCAAAGGAGAGGAAGCTAGGGGAAGGAGGATTCGGGGAGGTTTACATGGGAGTATTGCATGATTTAAAGCTTGAAGTGGCAGTTAAAAGGATCTCCAGAGATTCTAAGCAAGGTAAGAGAGAGTACATATCAGAAATCACGACCATCAGCCAGTTAAGGCATCGCAATCTTGTGCAGCTTCTTGGCTATTGCCATGAAAGGGGTGAATTGTTGCTTGTCTACGAGTACATGATGAACGGAAGCCTCGATTACCATCTATATGGCAAGGATCGGTTCCTTACATGGCCAGTTAGGTACAAGATTGCTTTGGGGTTGGCCTCGGCGTTGCTCTACCTTCATGAAGAGTGGCAGCAATGCATCATCCATCGAGACGTGAAACCAAGCAATGTGATGTTGGATTCAGAGTTCAATGCTAAGCTTGGTGATTTCGGATTGGCAAGGCTCATGGATCATGATTGCAACCCACCAACAACGGTTTTGATGGGGACCAGGGGATATATTGCGCCAGAATATGCTGTTACAG GAAAACCTAGTAAAGAATCTGATGTCTATAGCTTTGGAGTGGTTATACTAGAAATAGCATGTGGCAGAAAACCCGTTGAAGATAAGGAAAAGAATGGTAAAGTAAATTTAGTACAATGGGTTTGGGAGCTTTATGGAAGAAGGATGTACTTGACCGCAGCAGATGAAAGACTAaagatggagtttgatgagtaa